A single Terriglobales bacterium DNA region contains:
- a CDS encoding aldo/keto reductase, translating to MSISGFATSEGTLRYRNRFPQLRDAGHFRRQEHVPGIGDLWLSSIGLGTYLGEPTPAADAAYTDAIGTALRSGINVLDTAINYRHQRSERSIGSALQELIGSSELSRDEVLVCTKAGFLSFDADMPADVRGYFMSEYVKPGILDPAQVAAGSHCLSPRYLADQIDRSRRNLGLDTIDVFYVHNPESQLSEVSRALFRDRLRDAFVMLEEAVAASKIRFYGVATWNAFRVLEGESDYVGLAEVLEIARAAGGDAHHLRVIQLPFNLGMTDAFGLSNHQLIGTKMSAMKVAAAEGVAVMGSATLYQGRLTRDLPGVVSKTLGMSTDAENAIQFARSAPGITTSLIGMGRKEHVLANLKPAFSPPTPPDKWAKLFTGE from the coding sequence ATGTCAATCTCCGGTTTCGCTACCTCCGAAGGCACCCTGCGCTATCGCAATCGCTTCCCTCAACTGCGCGATGCCGGTCATTTCCGCCGCCAAGAACACGTCCCCGGAATCGGTGATCTCTGGCTTTCTTCCATTGGACTGGGTACGTACCTGGGGGAACCGACCCCCGCCGCTGACGCCGCCTACACCGACGCCATCGGCACCGCTCTCCGCTCCGGCATCAATGTGCTGGATACGGCGATCAACTATCGCCACCAGCGTTCCGAACGCAGCATCGGCTCTGCTCTGCAGGAGCTTATCGGTTCCAGTGAATTGAGCCGTGACGAGGTGCTGGTATGTACGAAGGCGGGTTTTCTGTCATTCGACGCCGATATGCCTGCCGACGTGCGTGGCTACTTCATGAGTGAATACGTGAAGCCAGGCATTCTGGATCCGGCCCAAGTCGCCGCCGGCAGCCACTGCTTGTCGCCGCGCTATCTGGCCGACCAGATTGATCGCTCCCGTCGCAACCTGGGTCTCGACACAATCGACGTTTTCTACGTGCACAATCCGGAGTCCCAGCTCTCGGAGGTTTCTCGCGCCCTATTCCGCGATCGGCTGAGAGATGCATTTGTAATGCTTGAGGAAGCTGTTGCCGCCAGCAAGATACGGTTCTACGGCGTGGCTACTTGGAATGCCTTCCGCGTGCTGGAAGGGGAGAGCGATTATGTGGGCCTCGCCGAAGTGCTGGAAATCGCGCGAGCAGCCGGTGGCGATGCCCACCATCTTCGTGTGATTCAGCTCCCCTTCAACCTGGGAATGACAGACGCCTTCGGCCTCTCCAACCATCAACTGATTGGAACCAAGATGTCGGCCATGAAAGTGGCCGCTGCGGAAGGCGTTGCGGTGATGGGAAGCGCAACCCTGTATCAAGGACGATTGACCAGAGACCTGCCCGGCGTCGTAAGCAAGACTCTCGGAATGAGCACCGACGCCGAAAACGCAATCCAGTTCGCGCGTTCAGCGCCCGGAATAACCACGTCACTCATTGGCATGGGACGTAAAGAACACGTACTCGCGAACCTGAAACCGGCATTCTCGCCTCCTACACCGCCGGATAAATGGGCCAAACTGTTCACCGGTGAGTAA